From a region of the bacterium genome:
- a CDS encoding tetratricopeptide repeat protein: MIRSGDGAALAAVHCCFGFVKLGAGDPGSALWAFEAGLQFSEYLGQDPLLHTRLHLGIGIAHRKLGDTQAAREALAQALEIAHPFRDQHHKASWHLEIADAMVGANRECPEWKSGYHEMLRKNDVECTSSDHGGVADHFGVTCIWGRER, encoded by the coding sequence TTGATTCGCAGCGGCGATGGTGCGGCACTGGCTGCGGTGCATTGTTGCTTCGGCTTCGTCAAGCTGGGGGCTGGAGACCCGGGTTCCGCGTTGTGGGCATTTGAGGCCGGGCTGCAGTTCTCAGAATACCTGGGGCAAGACCCGCTGCTTCATACACGGTTGCATCTTGGAATCGGTATCGCTCACAGGAAATTGGGCGATACCCAGGCGGCGCGCGAAGCCCTCGCCCAAGCCTTGGAAATCGCCCATCCCTTTCGTGATCAGCACCACAAGGCATCCTGGCACCTTGAAATCGCGGACGCGATGGTGGGCGCCAATCGGGAATGCCCAGAATGGAAATCCGGTTACCATGAGATGTTAAGGAAAAACGATGTGGAATGTACAAGCAGTGACCATGGCGGTGTTGCTGATCATTTCGGCGTCACCTGCATTTGGGGAAGGGAACGCTA